The following are encoded in a window of Halorarum salinum genomic DNA:
- a CDS encoding C2H2-type zinc finger protein yields the protein MADEYECDLCGATFDDEEDLHEHNREEHEAEMD from the coding sequence ATGGCGGACGAGTACGAGTGTGACCTGTGCGGCGCGACGTTCGACGACGAGGAGGACCTTCACGAGCACAACCGGGAGGAACACGAAGCCGAAATGGACTGA
- a CDS encoding outer membrane protein assembly factor BamB family protein, with product MDDTSDARRPRARGTGRRRFLRRAGVGAAVGLAGCTALLKRPTGYDRSQADFDPPTLPYDETYPDDDGVTTFRRGLRRLGYYPDAVVPDSVTVNWRLPVNYDDHTAAKASPRPTPDGGTVLIPADTGRVHAVTPAGEHRWTAETGATSMGIHATPTVVDDVAYVGGYDGDLYAFDVGTGEQVWRTGRWALDGSIAIGSSPAYWDGVLYVVAEYSNPAAGTMWAIDAETGEPMWSDDRPLGMPHPSTAIDPVSERLVTGSNDGVVYCWEFPSMEFAWEFQTGHHVKGTTPLYDGSAFVGSWDGNLYRLALEDGTEEWRFETDDVIMSNPGIDPDAGVVYVGGDDHYVHALAADTGEELWARDVGGHVIGSLTVTAGSVLVGSYDSHLYALDKESGAVRWRVANNGHVTSEAVPHDGRIFYAERAVLSGGRGGDEPAVETPGHAHCLVPDE from the coding sequence ATGGACGACACGAGCGACGCCCGGCGGCCGCGCGCTCGAGGGACGGGCAGGCGACGGTTCCTCCGGCGCGCGGGCGTCGGCGCGGCAGTCGGCCTCGCCGGCTGTACCGCCCTCCTGAAGCGCCCGACCGGGTACGACCGGTCCCAGGCGGACTTCGACCCTCCGACCCTTCCGTACGACGAGACGTATCCCGACGACGACGGCGTGACGACGTTCCGCCGTGGCCTCCGTCGGCTCGGCTACTACCCCGACGCGGTCGTCCCCGACTCGGTGACGGTGAACTGGCGGCTCCCGGTCAACTACGACGACCACACGGCGGCCAAGGCGAGCCCCCGCCCGACGCCCGACGGCGGGACCGTCCTGATTCCGGCCGACACGGGTCGCGTCCACGCGGTGACTCCGGCGGGCGAGCACCGCTGGACGGCCGAGACGGGCGCGACCTCGATGGGCATCCACGCCACGCCGACGGTCGTCGACGACGTCGCGTACGTCGGCGGCTACGACGGCGACCTCTACGCGTTCGACGTGGGGACGGGCGAGCAGGTGTGGCGCACGGGCCGGTGGGCGCTCGACGGCTCGATCGCCATCGGGTCGAGCCCCGCCTACTGGGACGGCGTGCTCTACGTCGTCGCGGAGTACAGCAACCCGGCCGCCGGGACGATGTGGGCGATCGACGCCGAGACCGGCGAGCCGATGTGGAGCGACGACCGCCCCCTGGGCATGCCCCACCCGTCGACGGCGATCGACCCGGTCTCCGAGCGGCTGGTCACCGGGTCGAACGACGGGGTCGTCTACTGCTGGGAGTTCCCCTCGATGGAATTCGCCTGGGAGTTCCAGACCGGCCACCACGTCAAGGGGACGACGCCGCTGTACGACGGGAGCGCGTTCGTCGGCTCCTGGGACGGCAACCTCTACCGGCTCGCCCTCGAGGACGGGACCGAGGAGTGGCGCTTCGAGACCGACGACGTGATCATGTCGAACCCCGGGATCGACCCCGACGCCGGCGTCGTCTACGTCGGGGGCGACGACCACTACGTGCACGCGCTCGCGGCCGACACCGGCGAGGAGCTGTGGGCACGCGACGTCGGCGGCCACGTCATCGGCTCGCTGACGGTCACCGCCGGGTCGGTCCTGGTCGGCTCGTACGACTCGCACCTGTACGCGCTGGACAAGGAGTCGGGCGCGGTTCGCTGGCGCGTCGCGAACAACGGGCACGTCACCAGCGAGGCGGTCCCGCACGACGGGCGGATCTTCTACGCGGAACGGGCGGTGCTCTCGGGGGGGCGCGGCGGCGACGAACCGGCCGTCGAGACGCCCGGCCACGCCCACTGTCTCGTCCCCGACGAGTGA
- a CDS encoding metal-dependent hydrolase, which produces MNKRGHIVNAVLLGFGTGFLLEPTISLAGARSAFVVGVPVVLGALVPDIDTEFGTHRKTLHNLPVLVLFVAFPHFTGNLQYVWLGIATHYALDLLGNVRGMAVFYPYPKLYDIPVGVPVTSKWADVVTLLVTAFELAVVAALVEVGREALLEGPTLAAALGSLPV; this is translated from the coding sequence ATGAACAAGCGAGGACACATCGTCAACGCGGTCCTGCTGGGCTTCGGCACCGGGTTCCTGCTCGAACCCACGATCTCGCTCGCCGGGGCCCGGAGCGCGTTCGTGGTCGGCGTGCCCGTCGTCCTCGGCGCGCTGGTCCCCGACATCGACACCGAGTTCGGCACCCACCGGAAGACGCTCCACAACCTCCCGGTGCTCGTGCTGTTCGTCGCGTTCCCGCACTTCACCGGGAACCTGCAGTACGTCTGGCTCGGCATCGCCACCCACTACGCGCTCGACCTGCTGGGCAACGTCCGCGGGATGGCCGTGTTCTACCCGTACCCGAAGCTGTACGACATCCCCGTCGGCGTCCCGGTGACGAGCAAGTGGGCCGACGTCGTCACGCTGCTGGTCACCGCGTTCGAACTGGCCGTCGTCGCGGCGCTCGTGGAGGTCGGCCGCGAGGCGCTGCTGGAGGGTCCGACGCTCGCGGCGGCGCTCGGGTCGCTGCCGGTGTAG
- a CDS encoding Hsp20/alpha crystallin family protein: MSESPPPAEDPVDRATVDESESDTQRGDVDRRRSGNGPRRRRTRRVRKAGSDGCLFDARFDDDEFVVTADVPGTSKDDLSIGIDPKTNDLVIGKNGTVLERVSLPWQSPEATRVWFNNGVLEVRVRPADP; this comes from the coding sequence GTGAGCGAATCGCCGCCTCCGGCGGAGGACCCGGTAGACCGGGCCACCGTCGACGAGAGCGAAAGCGACACGCAGCGAGGGGACGTCGATCGGCGGCGAAGCGGGAACGGTCCACGGCGTAGACGAACGAGGCGGGTCCGGAAGGCCGGTTCGGACGGGTGCCTGTTCGACGCCCGCTTCGACGACGACGAGTTCGTCGTCACCGCCGACGTTCCGGGAACGAGCAAGGACGACCTCTCCATCGGCATCGACCCGAAGACGAACGACCTCGTGATCGGCAAGAACGGGACCGTCCTCGAGCGCGTCTCCCTCCCCTGGCAGTCGCCGGAAGCCACCAGAGTCTGGTTCAACAACGGCGTCCTCGAGGTCCGCGTGCGACCGGCTGACCCCTGA
- a CDS encoding PstS family phosphate ABC transporter substrate-binding protein, with protein MVEDQAATSDLASRRKFLLASGTIGVTALAGCTEGSGGSGGGNGGGNGGGNGGGNGGGNGGGNGGDDLSGEVVNSGSSTVFPVTDAMAEQFMEEHPDVNVTVDSTGSGGGFENHFCPGDADINGASRPIKDEEVEHCQGNGVEPVEFHIASDALTMAVNNDADWVDSMTFDEMSQIWREDGAELWSDVRDEWPDEPFELYGPASTSGTYDWFNENVIGEDHNHTAQHEPTEEDNLIVQGIQDSEYAMGYFGYAYYNENSDAVKAVSVAAEEGDEPGAPSLAAAKDGSYPMARPLFIYGSESSIRNEEQVYEFLSFYLENAETDMVQEIGYVPSSVDMRDENLATLEDVAGN; from the coding sequence ATGGTCGAGGACCAAGCGGCCACGTCCGACCTGGCATCGCGGCGGAAATTCCTGCTCGCTTCCGGGACGATCGGCGTCACGGCGCTCGCCGGCTGTACCGAGGGGAGCGGCGGAAGCGGCGGCGGCAACGGAGGCGGAAACGGCGGCGGCAACGGAGGCGGAAACGGCGGCGGCAACGGAGGCGGAAACGGCGGCGATGACCTCTCGGGCGAGGTCGTCAATTCGGGGAGCAGCACGGTCTTCCCGGTGACGGACGCGATGGCCGAGCAGTTCATGGAGGAACACCCCGACGTGAACGTCACGGTCGACTCGACGGGGAGCGGCGGCGGCTTCGAGAACCACTTCTGTCCCGGTGACGCCGACATCAACGGCGCGTCGCGCCCGATCAAGGACGAGGAAGTCGAACACTGTCAGGGCAACGGCGTCGAACCGGTCGAGTTCCACATCGCCAGCGACGCGCTCACGATGGCCGTCAACAACGACGCCGACTGGGTCGACAGCATGACCTTCGACGAGATGTCCCAGATCTGGCGCGAAGACGGCGCGGAACTGTGGTCGGACGTCCGCGACGAGTGGCCCGACGAACCGTTCGAACTGTACGGCCCCGCGTCCACATCGGGCACCTACGACTGGTTCAACGAGAACGTCATCGGCGAGGACCACAACCACACCGCCCAGCACGAACCCACCGAGGAAGACAACCTGATCGTCCAGGGGATCCAGGACTCCGAGTACGCGATGGGCTACTTCGGGTACGCCTACTACAACGAGAACTCCGACGCCGTCAAGGCCGTAAGCGTCGCGGCGGAGGAAGGCGACGAACCCGGCGCACCGAGCCTCGCGGCCGCCAAGGACGGCTCGTATCCGATGGCCCGGCCGCTGTTCATCTACGGTAGCGAATCGTCGATCCGGAACGAGGAACAGGTCTACGAGTTCCTCAGCTTCTACCTCGAGAACGCCGAGACTGACATGGTCCAGGAGATAGGCTACGTCCCCTCCAGCGTCGACATGCGCGACGAGAACCTCGCCACGCTCGAGGACGTCGCGGGTAACTAA